The proteins below are encoded in one region of Sander lucioperca isolate FBNREF2018 chromosome 11, SLUC_FBN_1.2, whole genome shotgun sequence:
- the LOC116058702 gene encoding cyclin-dependent kinase-like 5 isoform X5: MKIPDTGDVMNKFEVLGIVGEGAYGVVLKCRHKDTNEIVAIKKFKDSEENEEVKETTLRELKMLRTLKQENIVELKEAFRRRGKLYLVFEYVEKNMLELLEELPNGVPTDKARSYIYQLIRAIHWCHKHDIVHRDIKPENLLISSDDVLKLCDFGFARNLSEGTDANYTEYVATRWYRSPELLLGAPYGKAVDMWSVGCILGELSDGQPLFPGESEIDQLFTIQKVLGPLPPEQMKLFYNNPRFHGLRFPAVNHPQTLERRYLGIIGGALLDLLKNLLLLNPTERFLTEQSLNHHAFQTLRLVERPGPPTPTPVRSSKRKPHHGDNTTPSRSHGGKSSGSHRSSSRECSSLPRHEDPHPSNDSFLNGNMPAAINLSPTLHPKNYQPQIFNHSTSCTVDLASSNLPHLLSPGEVKSKGDFDMNLGSKVSDGPGAKYLKSNFRSQQNRHSFVEGKTNTLQSGEKHSRHSYMESHSSTPSSSKFAYLNLSKSYGTLSDAKSVGNLNDVHLYADEPTSRYFPTSCLDLTAPSSPAARRADRLGPGTAGRGSMRAERESNTLDSSCRRSSTRHKASEEAKSPDALDPGESGVERSHAHSLSAPHDPLPYGQGYTSPFSSQQRPHRHSMYVRRDHQRTHGAEEGLVVGQGMPTRASSLQLLSPQLQHRTLPRHSGGTSREEDISRSEQAPTEVTHGRPPIRDSTRDNTASFHTQRQKSEVGLYHDQQTEDGGSSKENRNIYSESMPRRVGSFYRVPSPRPDNSFHDSRGQSRGSGLSGDGSNLTNHSKRQPAFDPWTGPDTVVLNPSEPSKEKEKQGFFRAIKKKKKKSQMMQVPEGRPPVIKKCLFPLFSPKNNIKHSSSVRVLPVVSSPMVHAVLHSPTHLITPSDIACINNNNSDWFSDSI, from the exons GACACCAATGAAATTGTGGCCATTAAGAAATTCAAGGACAGTGAAG AAAATGAGGAAGTTAAAGAAACAACGCTACGGGAGCTTAAGATGCTCCGCACCCTCAAGCAGGAGAATATTGTTGAGTTGAAAGAGGCCTTCCGCAGAAGAGGAAAGCTATATCTCGTCTTTGAGTATGTGGAGAAG AACATGCTCGAGCTGCTTGAGGAGTTACCCAATGGTGTGCCGACTGACAAAGCACGCAGCTACATCTACCAGTTAATCAGAGCAATTCACTGGTGCCATAAGCATGACATAGTTCACAGAG ACATAAAGCCAGAAAACCTTCTCATCAGCTCTGATGACGTCCTCAAGCTGTGTGACTTCG GCTTTGCACGTAATCTCTCTGAGGGGACTGATGCCAATTACACTGAGTATGTGGCCACTAGATGGTACCGATCTCCAGAGCTCCTACTTGG GGCTCCTTACGGGAAAGCAGTGGACATGTGGTCAGTGGGCTGCATCTTAGGAGAGCTGAGTGACGGGCAGCCTCTGTTCCCGGGAGAAAGTGAGATCGACCAGCTCTTTACCATCCAGAAAGTGTTGGGACCCCTGCCACCAGAACAGATGAAGCTCTTCTATAACAATCCTCGCTTCCATGGGCTGCGG TTCCCTGCTGTGAACCACCCCCAAACCTTGGAGCGCAGATACCTGGGAATCATCGGCGGAGCCCTGCTGGACCTGCTGAAG AACCTGCTATTGCTGAACCCGACAGAACGCTTTCTCACAGAGCAGAGCCTGAACCACCACGCCTTCCAGACCCTGCGGCTGGTGGAGCGGCCCGGCCCACCCACACCTACACCTGTACGCTCCTCCAAGAGAAAACCTCACCATGGAGACAACACCACCCCCAGCAG GAGCCATGGGGGAAAGAGCTCAGGAAGCCACCGCTCCAGCAGCAGAGAATGCTCTAGCTTGCCCCGGCACGAAGACCCCCACCCCAGCAACGACAGCTTTCTCAACGGCAACATGCCTGCAGCGATCAACCTCAGTCCCACCCTGCATCCCAAGAACTATCAGCCGCAGATCTTCAACCACTCCACGTCGTGCACCGTGGACCTGGCCAGCAGCAACCTGCCTCATCTGCTCAGCCCTGGCGAAGTCAAGAGCAAGGGCGACTTCGACATGAACCTGGGGTCCAAGGTGTCCGATGGCCCCGGAGCCAAGTACCTCAAATCCAATTTCCGCTCACAGCAGAACCGCCATTCTTTTGTTGAGGGGAAGACCAACACGCTTCAATCAGGGGAGAAACACAGTCGACACAGCTACATGGAGTCCCACAGCTCCACGCCCTCCTCCTCCAAGTTTGCTTACCTTAACTTGTCCAAAAGTTATGGCACACTTAGCGATGCCAAGTCAGTGGGGAACTTAAATGATGTGCATCTTTATGCCGATGAGCCTACATCTCGCTATTTTCCCACGAGCTGCCTCGACCTGACAGCCCCGAGCAGCCCCGCAGCACGCCGAGCGGACAGACTGGGACCCGGCACAGCTGGCAGAGGAAGCATGCGcgcagaaagagagagcaacACCCTGGACTCGTCCTGCAGGCGCTCCTCCACCCGTCACAAGGCTTCAGAGGAGGCCAAGTCGCCAGATGCCCTAGACCCTGGGGAAAGtggcgtcgaaaggagccatgCTCACTCTCTGTCCGCCCCACACGACCCTCTGCCTTACGGTCAGGGATACACCAGCCCTTTCTCCTCCCAGCAGCGGCCGCACCGCCACTCCATGTACGTACGGAGGGACCATCAGAGGACACACGGGGCAGAGGAGGGGCTGGTGGTGGGGCAGGGCATGCCCACAAGAGCCAGCAGCCTCCAGCTCCTGTCTCCGCAGCTGCAGCACCGCACGCtgcctcgccactctgggggcacTTCCAGAGAGGAAGACATCAGCAGG AGCGAACAAGCACCCACTGAGGTCACCCACGGCAGACCCCCAATAAGGGACTCCACAAGGGACAACACAGCATCTTTTCACACACAGCGGCAAAAAAGCGAG GTTGGCTTATACCATGACCAGCAAACAGAAGACGGGGGCTCTTCTAAAGAGAACCGCAACATCTACAGTGAATCCATGCCTAGGAGGGTGGGCAGCTTCTACAGAG TCCCTTCTCCCCGGCCAGACAACTCCTTCCACGATAGCAGGGGTCAGAGCCGGGGCTCTGGCCTGTCCGGAGACGGCAGCAATTTGACGAACCACTCCAAACGTCAGCCGGCATTTGACCCCTG gaCTGGCCCAGATACTGTAGTACTGAACCCCTCTGAGCCATCCAAAGAAAAGGAGAAGCAGGGTTTCTTCAGAGcaataaagaagaaaaagaaaaaatctcaAATG ATGCAAGTCCCTGAGGGAAGGCCTCCTGTCATCAAGAAATGTCTTTTCCCTCTGTTTAGCCCAAAGAATAACATAAAGCATAGTTCCTCTGTGCGAGTCCTCCCTGTAGTGTCCTCTCCCATGGTACATGCTGTTTTACACTCTCCTACTCACCTCATAACTCCATCTGACATCGCATGCATTAACAACAATAATTCAGACTG